AGTAAGCTTTTCTAGTTATTGTcaatataaattattttatatatatatatatatatatatatatatatatatatatataccacccTTAACGTGGTTCAGAAGTGTATAGGAgcataacatggaaatactcGAGTTATGTACAAGTAAAAGGCCCACAGAGCCAAACTAAGGCCCTCatgtgatgatgaagaagacaaagaatatGACAATACGGAAACGTGATTGGCTGTCACTACCAAGAATAAACTTGATTTACAGTTGGCAGGGCGCCACTGGCCTGCTTTCTAAGAAATATGTTATACATGTGGGACAAAAAGCTTTGTATAGTAAGTTTCCAAGAATATTGTGAGATGCATAGCTACAGTATATGGTatagattaattaaatattgatttaacGCCACCTCTGAACAAAATTTGAACAAAGTACAAATTAAGTTGAAGCTCTAACTATAGTCCAAGGTTATTTTTACATACTAGTTATGGTAATATGATGATTTACCTCAGGCTATATCTATCTGTGAATATGATGGACAtcagagctgccaacttttcaaaaaaccttggagtgagattttgtcgggggTAACCAAAATGTTGCCGCGCACGCAGCCACACACgttggtggctcaaatatcaggaaattggaattaatttggcattgtgtccatgttgtgcgctgcattctggtggtttgtggggcccgtagtcgttgataggggcggcctactggaaatggacaacattggttacattctgtgaagcaaacacatggtggtccgcctccaggacatgttggtttaagtagatgttatttcatgcattctagtggatctttgggtggtatgctaaagatgtgcaatacctgaacttattctgattcatgtccatctgctcatgacttgcaggtccttctagacttgagctgaacattcaaccagaaaactattgttgtgcctcaatgactgtctatgtaccacaatatagcctaattaatagacctgtgtttaaaatttgaccaaggtaggttgattgacattttgattacaatggtattcaactaattcttaactgaaacctaacctatattgttaataaatgtattcttaagagcaaaaaatgacacaagattagttagggagaaatatttttcattatgaaacaaaaaagtgcaacaaataaagtgcttaaacagtagcctttttaaccaaaacaatagttcaacacataaataaaataacaaaaaatgaggcatcagagatcagaattttttacgatttgtgggcaaggttgtactggcctgtggccttcttggaggccttCATGACCACTGAGGGGGGATCCCATCTGAAGCAgggctccaggtcggccatctttatggccatgatgAAGGACACAGCctatttctggtctttgttttatttagtcccacaactgaaaacaccctctcagcatctgaatttgaatggggcaacaccaggaccagcttggcgacggcagcaagcctctgaaattctttggctcctgtcacctattgaaaatgaaccaagaacaaaatggaaaaacataccatattttgttttcattaatactgtaagtatactGTTACAAACTTCAGATatgcatagtttgcatcatgtatgacacactatatgcatgcatcaatacaagcaacagatgtagtcaagccacacctgccaaaaaaaatgtataccttatgtttccttgttgccattccaGCCCAGAAGGTGTCCATATctctccatatctctctctgtcctgtgtgttgctcctctgtctgttgccctgttgtttctataaattgttctggctgttctgacagtggctggttctttaaataatataatacattttgcttttgtCCTCGGCCTGGCAAAGGTCTTTTACGAGACATCTTTGTTaccttaaagaattaaaatgatttttaataactactctcatttacaaaaacatgcctaattctattgcacacatttcctgtctttgttAAATTCTTTGAAATACATCTTAcctgttcaaagtgctgtttggaaaatgattgagagggtccttttctttggcctgtaaataaaaagataaatgctatGTGAGCAGCCTTAATTAACAATGCTATGATGTGTTGAGCATGCAGTATACCAAGAGATTAACAaggtgctctcctgctgcttgttatgacagctgagtttacatttaccacacaaaatcacacTCACAAAACACAACGAATCATTTCTTTCAAGATTTAAAGTTAAAGAGTTAACAGACCGTAGTCTCTAattttaagagagttaacatactcTACTCCTCCCGAGTTTCTCCCGcggttgtgtctctttgaaaatcttcttctgctgctaacttcgggactctttgggataaataggatgtctatgcagcgaatagggttacagatgcgctccttagcgccacctatcgtcggggagtttgaaaaggaacgAACGCGTCTCGGAGACAGACCTCCCACTCTGAATCTTTTTTTTGCCCTGAGAAATTGGTTGTgtggcgtgagtgcgtgtgaaaacatgcaaatgcgtGTGTCACACGGCGAACCCGtgagagttggcagctctgcTGTCAGGACATGTATTTCGCATACATGTTGTTGGTTTGTATTGTGTTCCTCTTGTAGTTACATGGACttaatgaatgaaatgtacAGGTGTATATTGGCAGGTAATGCCAAGTCAATCGTGTCACTTTTCTCCATACTTGTTGTGGTTCCCTTGGTTCCTCTGGTCAGGTGTTGTTGAAGTACTTTGAAGGAAAGTCTTCTTTCTCCCGACGTGACCCTTAGCCGTCTATAAAGCCGACGCAGTCACGTGTCATCTTAGGTGCAGTTAAAAGGGGGAAGCTTCGAGGGAGGCGTCATTTTCTCGTTCAGTGGAAATCTGGACACCGAGACGACTGCCATGAAGCTTCGTGCTAAACACACGTGTGTCCTTCTGACGACGGTGATATTCCTCCGTGTCGCTGCAGACCTACACGGTAAGAAGGTGGAAACTGATAGATTTTTCACAGTAACTCAACGACCAGCATGCACTTTAAATCTGAATAACAAAAGGCCTGCTCGAGTTATATAATATCCGCTCTTAATGTATTTCTCTTGGGACTGAATCTGAATATGTTGATGCTTCCTGCTGGCATCTCGTTGCATCTCGGTCGAAGTGATCTTTGGTCACGTTTGTGTCTAAAGGTGAAACTCTTCACCCAAAGAGCAAACTGCGTTGACAGGTTAAAGtgcacatcatttattttgctgACTTCCTTTTGGAATCTGTATAACCAAACCCTACACAATGCTGTAAAATACTTTTGGTGTCTACTTGTCAGTCATCAACTGCTTTACATTACGATTTTGAGTCACTCTTAATATCCTGACAGCTCCAGAAGTACACACAAAGCTTGGGACCCTACGAGGTCAGTATGTGAGTGTAAAGGGGAAGGAGTCCGGGGTCCATGCCTACCTGGGTGTCCCATTTGCCCAGCCACCCATAGGCCCTGCTCTGAGACTGGCTGCACCCCAGCCTGTAAAGGGGTGGGAGGGAATGAGAGACGCCACCCAGCAGCCACCCATGTAAGGCTTTCATGGGCTTCTGTTGTTGCATAACACACATGGAGAAATAACGGCCACTTCTCGCTGTaaaaatctgtctttttttcaggtGTATTCAACTTAGAAATGTATCTATAGATCTGCTTGATAAATTAGGTGGCATGTTGGTTGAGCTCCCAGAGATTTCAGAGGACTGCCTTTACCTCAACATTTACACTCCTGCAAAGAAAGCCGTCAGTACCAAGCTCCCAGTAAGTTGCTGCCAGTTTCAAATGATGCTTTGGATAACTTTTGATGGTGTTCATGGTTTCTTTTAGAAGAATCCATAATGACAATATGATTAACGATGCTTGTATTTAGAACCAGACTGCAAAGATACTGATGCTCTGTTTAGTTTCTTACCATCAGTTTTGTCAGATTTAAAGTCTTTGTTTAATGTAGTTTGATTGAGATTTTGTTCGAGCTCAGAGaggaaaaaagtaaaaatgtgcTTTATGTTCTGTGGTAAAGATTACGGTCTTTTATTGCCTCATTAGGTCATGGTCTGGATCCATGGTGGAGGGTTTGCCATTGGGTCAGCTTCAATGTATGATGGCTCAGTCCTGGCTGCATACCAGGACGTGGTTGTGGTTCTGATCCAGTACCGCTTGGGACTTCTGGGCTTTCTAAGGTAAAAAGCCTTTACATTACTCAGCACAGGTAGCCTGGACATGCCAAAGAATTATATTCTCCAGCTTTTGATCTTATATGTGAACAATAATTCTAAACACTTACCAGCTGGTGTAGACTATAATTGTATGCTCTATCCAGCACTGGAGATGAGCACATGTCGGGGAACTTTGGAATGTTGGACCAGGTACAAGCTCTGAGGTGGATCCAGCAGCACATTCATAACTTTGGAGGAAACCCCAATTTAGTCACCATATTTGGGGAGTCTGCTGGTGGAGTGAGTGCATCCCTCCTGGTAAGGATCAATCTGCAGATAAAGCActttaaatcaacaaatatttgtttgcaAGTACTGTACAGTTATGTCACAGCAGAATCTCTACTGTCCACagaactgataaaaaaaaataatatatatatatatatatatatatatatatatatatatatatatatatatatatatatatatatatatatatatatatttctgttgcTTGAATCAACAGCTTCTCTCGCCGTTGTCGGATGGCCTGTTCCACCATGCCATTGCTGAGAGTGGCACTGCTGCAATGGATATACTCATCGCAAATGAGCCGCTCCCAGTGACGCAGGTTTATtatcagtgtgttttattttggtgtGTAAACATCATTCAGTGCAAAATCTAAACTTTTGGGTTGAATCCCTCAGGTGGTTGCAAATATGTCTGGCTGTAGCATCGAAAGCACCAAGAAGATCGGGGATTGTATGAGAAACGTTGATCTTAAAACAATTCTGGATATTGTGGAGGTGAGATATCGTATGCAAGACTGATATAGACTAACTTGATGGAATCTGcctatttatgtttatttaattatacatatgtatctcaacttcttcttttgcacattttcttCTAAAGAATCAACAATTGAGAATTACTCTAATTGTCGACGGCGTCTTCTTGACAAAATCTGTGGATGAGCTGTTTCGTACACATGAACTGCTCACGATACCATTCATGACCGGCGTCAATAATGATGAAGGGGGCTGGTTACTTTCTAACGTAAGTCTGAACGCTACTGAAATTTGTGTGACTGACGAGCTCACCGATTTCCAGACGAGCCCATGGAAACATGATTTTGTTTTGGCCCACGTCTGAAATGCTGTTCGTCTTCCCTTTTTAGATATTTGCTCCTCCAAACTGGACGGAGGGAATGGATCGGGAGCACATCATGAACTTGCTGAACATGTTCTACCCCGATGTAAGGCAAACGGTGCTCGACTTTACaatattgcttttgtttttattgtactCAAACGTCTCTGACGGATGTGTTGCTCATATTCTCCAGCCTAAAGACGCGATGTTCAGGGATTTGTTAGTAGATGACTATATTGGAAGTGGTGAAGATCGTGTGAAAAATAGAGATGGGTACACCCAGATTATTGGCGACATGATGTTCACCCTTCCAGCCATTAGGACGGCTAATGTTCACAGAGGTATTTTATTTACTCAAGATAATAACTTActgtcacacacattcacaataaTGACATTATTGTATCTCATGCAATATCACATTCCTCTACTACTAGATGCAGGTGCCCCCGTGTACCTGTATGAGTACCAGCATTCTCCAAGATCCATGCAGACAAGAAGGCCAAGCTTTGTTGGCAGCGACCATGGCGATGAAATCCTTACTGTATTCGGATTCTGCTTCACAACTACCCATGTCACATTAACCGGTAAGTAGATACAACAATGGCTTTATCAGTAGGCCACCAGATATCTGAGTTTCCTGAGTGCAAAGTGTTTGACCAGATTATCATTATTTTAGAGGCATgccatgaagaggaggaacagctgAGCAGAACCATGATGAGCTACTGGGCAAACTTTGCTCGCACAGGGTAGGAATTCAACCTCATCACAAGTTGTAATTCACATGGAGATCAGACTGGTTTTAACTTGTGCGTGGGCATGTAGGTCTCCCAATGGTGACGGCCTGGTCCACTGGCCAAAGTATGGAGCAGAAGAAGACTACTTGTCAATTGATGTAAACGAGCAGGTAACTGGTCAGCACCTGAAGAAGGACAAGTTTGTCTTCCTGACTCGGACACTCCCGGAGAAGATCCGACAACacaaggagaaagaggagcgcAACGAGCTCTAAAGCCACTGCTCCTccatttataattgtttttattgattccATCTTCAACCACAAACTTGAGATGTATTGTTCTGAATTTGTTCAACTTATGTGATTGATTTTCAAATTGCAtctgaactttaaaaaaaaaagctgcacgTAAAGTGGCAGTAGGGAGTCAAACCTTATTTGGGAGAATACTTTTTATCGCCACTGTGTATTTTGAACATCAGTTTGAATCCAAGGTAGATGGCCACAGGGAATacttcttttaaaatataaatagcCAGAGAGGAAATATGTAGCAGAAGGACACCAAGTCATGAGATACCTTCTGTGTTTGGCCACGTGATTATTccaatgtaaaataaaacaattattgtgAAATGATTTACGTGTGTTATCTGTGAGTCACTATTGCCCAACAACTTAATTCACCATTCATGCAGATGAACACAGTGGCTGTCGGTGTGAAAGGGGTAACGTGGACCCAGGGGTCTTCAGAGGTCAAACACTGGTGTGTAAGGTGGACATGGTTCTTAACCGACAATAGTTCACAGGGCTGTTGTGTAAAGGGATGCAACATTGATCACATAATGAAAAATGCAACTGTGGCACTGGAAGGAGAGAATACTTTTAGGTGCTAGTTGAGCAGCAATGTGAGACGCATGCAACAGATTTGACAGTTttggatttcttttatttctgagAAGAGCGCTTAAGCTGAGAAGCTCCCTGAAGTCTGTGAGCAGTTCAATAGGTCAAACTTAATTAATTACCCACAAAATCAGGTGTGTCGCATTGGAAAATAGTAGAAagcaacatttcattttttttttagctgtgcACAGAGGGCTCACAgataaaatgtatgaaacatTTCTACTGAAATTGAGGAGAAATTAACAAGAAATAAAATAGATAATGCTTTAGCagatgctttttgtgtgtgcaaatgttaATAAAGCTGCTGTCTGATATAAAAGTGCTGGCCAGTGGTTTTAAATGATTCACCAAACTGCTCAGAAAAAGTGCACTTGGAGAGGGAAAGCTATAGAGCACCCCGTCAGGCCGTAAGGAGACACACAGGCACTCACTTAGTACTTTGAGCCGGTAGTTAGTATAATGTTCAGCCTAGTCTCAGGTTCGAAATGAATTGGAAAATTGTCGGGAAGAGCTTTGCAGGTAGAAAGCCAGGCAAATGTTAGGTCAGccattaaaacacaacaaatgcaaTACATTTCAACGTTTAGAGAAGTTTCTGTTTCAGATCATTTTATAAGCACATGAACTGTTtaactttgatattttgatCAGCTTATGAAAAGGTGATGTTATTCTATTGCAGTACAATACATCTTTCCAACTTACATAATGTCAGGGTGACATGAAAGGTGTGTTTTATGTAGGACCATGAGCCAGAGCATAACCATATCTCTTAAGTTCAAAGGGCCAAAACTGGCAGATTTATCTGTTTTCATTTGATAAGACAACATACCCTCTTGCCAATGGGGACAAAATTGCCCAGTTGTGAAACTTGTTCAGTATTTTACGAAACAAATTGCTAAAATTAATGTAatttcatacattttgtttatacACTTGAATACTTAAGTTCTGGTTTTCACTGACTTGTGGTAAAGAGAAACACACCGAGAagctgtctttctttttttttaaagcaaaaaaacaaccaaaaagcaAGGCATGCTGTTTAATGAGAATAAAACATCCTGTTCAGATAATGGTTATGAGTAAGATGTGATTAGATCTAAATAAATTGCAGCATGCAGTTCAATATGTTTTGCACTGAACTCAGAATAATGCTTTATAGGAGAATACATTGGACACGTTATCATCTTTAAGCACTATCAAGTACAGACATATTTTTTTAGAATCAGGCACGTAGTTTGATTATAAGCGGTGTGAAATATCATTCCTTTTCTCCTGcagggaataaataaataaataaaaataggttACGGTGCCCTGTTTTTATGGTGCACTAGAAGATGAAGGTCATACTGAGGTGAGGTGATAAACGGTAACTAGGGGGGGCCTTTTAAAGTGCTTGCATGGGAACAGGAGTATAAGAGCACTAGATCAGGGCCACACAACTCATTTAATTAGACAGTAAAACCCAATGATTGTGAAACGTACCGATAAAACGTGAACAATTAGGGTCATGAGCTCTCATGGTATGTCATAGCTCATGACTCAAAGGACAGCAGGAGGTGGTTTTTTTTTGCGTAAAATGGTTGGTTTTTATGCATTGtattgtgggggggggacacttAAAATGTCGTGCATCAAGATGTCCAGGACTGCATGCTGCACAGCATGGCCTCAAATCGCTCCATATCTGGGGCGTACGCGTGAGCTAGGTTGTCCGTCAGCCGACTGTACAAACTGAAAGACTTCAACTCCAGCCAGATGAAGCCGAAGCGGTCCTCATCAAAAAGCACAAAGAGGCCCGGGGTGCGCTCTGGACTTGTGAAGCCGTGCCCAGCAATCAGGCCTGTGCCGTAGAAGCTGAAATGAAGGCACATCAATTCATAAATCACTCATATCAGTTTCACTGGGTTGTAGACTCTGTTCTAACAAACACTGTTACAGAAATGAAGAACAGGTCATGGTGACCAGCAGCAAATCAATTTAATAATTGATGACTGATTTTAATTACTGAATAATATGTCCCATTAAGATTTTTAGTAGGCTCTAGTACAAAAGGCGCAAGCGAACAAGCCACGTAATCATCCAGGCCTCTCTGTAAATCCCAGTGCCATTCAGCAGTCGTCACTCTGAAAGGACTTTGACCTTACCTGTTGGGTGCGTAGATTACCTCAAAGTATGTGGACTGGTTGACTGTTGTGTGGTAATGTTGATGTGTTTGTTACTTGGTGGTAACCCATGCTAATATCAGCTATGGCTAGAGAGTCTTGCTAAATTCAATAATTCTGCTATATACAAATGGCTCGATGAGAGATTCTTTCAGTTTCGGTGGGATTAGTTTAGTTGCTCTATCTTTTCTGTTTATTCCTCTTTTACTTATTTGAGCTCATATTTCTTGATAAACTACGTTAGCAATCAGTCTTAAAGCCTTCAGCAGAGACATCCTTGTGGATTAATGCAGAATAATTGATTTGGAATCTCTGATAGGGTGCCACCACAGCATGCAaccattgaaaaaaagaagtatgCAGTTAACTTTCTCTCTCGCAGATTGCAATTAATTGTGGAAGCCAAAATCAacatcatatttttttatattgttaatTAAATATCCTAATCTCTAAAACAGCAACACGAATACTGACACGCATTGTTGGCCATGAACCTTTAACAACATACAAGCTTATAACAGCTCAGGAACAATAAGCACATTTGTCTAACGCCACTGTTAGTGGAGCAAAGGTAGCACATGTACTCTGTGAAATGTATACAACATGCACTTTCCATACAGTTGAACTCTTACCATTTCCTACAGGTGCGAGGGTAGACCTCATTGCGAGCCATAACTCCCAGGGGCAGGACAAAGGGCTGGGCTTCAGGAGGACTGGTCCTGCTGCTGGGGCCAGGCTGGCAGCGGTCTGAACAGGTAACAcggtcctcctccaccccctctgcGGCGCTGGCATCACCACAGGCCCCCTCTGCTGCACCTCTGGCTGTGGCAGAAGTGTCCTTGGCCTGTTCTTCTCTCTGGACTTCCGCATGTATCCCCAGTACCAGCCGGGACAGCTCCTCTATGCTGCGCTGGTGCTCCAAGTCTGGCAGGACTACAGGTCGGCTCAGGTCAACATCTAAAGTGAGTTGCCCTGCAGGAACATTGGGGTCTCCCTGCGAGAAGGAGTACAATTACAGTCTTTCCGTATAAAATCAACATGAATGAGTCATTTGTTGTTTGCAACAAGGAGAGCTTATTTTTAAAGACAAGCACAGCCTCTGATAATGATTATTCACTAACTCACAGTGAGCTTGGTGGCTCTCGCAGAGGTCCCGTGGAAACTGAGCATGACGATCTCCAAGCCGTGACTGCCGTAGGTGCCTTTGAAGAGGCCCGGGtgcagaaggtcagagggcatCACAGGCGGCAGGTAGATCCTCCGGTATGTCAAGCAGTTACTGGCAAAAGGAGGCCAACAACAATagtaaacatttaattttgcCACTGTTTAGAGTTTTCCCTGAAGATCTGCCATGATATGCAACAACACGATTCACATGATGAACTAGATAAATACTGAGATAAGTGATTAAAATGTCGAGCCACAGCTTTCCCCGAGCCAAGGCCATCTGAACTACATGGACAAGTTATACATTCACCAACAAATGAAAATCAGAACTATCTCTCAAGATACCAAGCCATTC
Above is a genomic segment from Cyclopterus lumpus isolate fCycLum1 chromosome 6, fCycLum1.pri, whole genome shotgun sequence containing:
- the LOC117732136 gene encoding liver carboxylesterase 2-like, encoding MYFAYMLLVQLKGGSFEGGVIFSFSGNLDTETTAMKLRAKHTCVLLTTVIFLRVAADLHAPEVHTKLGTLRGQYVSVKGKESGVHAYLGVPFAQPPIGPALRLAAPQPVKGWEGMRDATQQPPMCIQLRNVSIDLLDKLGGMLVELPEISEDCLYLNIYTPAKKAVSTKLPVMVWIHGGGFAIGSASMYDGSVLAAYQDVVVVLIQYRLGLLGFLSTGDEHMSGNFGMLDQVQALRWIQQHIHNFGGNPNLVTIFGESAGGVSASLLLLSPLSDGLFHHAIAESGTAAMDILIANEPLPVTQVVANMSGCSIESTKKIGDCMRNVDLKTILDIVENQQLRITLIVDGVFLTKSVDELFRTHELLTIPFMTGVNNDEGGWLLSNIFAPPNWTEGMDREHIMNLLNMFYPDPKDAMFRDLLVDDYIGSGEDRVKNRDGYTQIIGDMMFTLPAIRTANVHRDAGAPVYLYEYQHSPRSMQTRRPSFVGSDHGDEILTVFGFCFTTTHVTLTEACHEEEEQLSRTMMSYWANFARTGSPNGDGLVHWPKYGAEEDYLSIDVNEQVTGQHLKKDKFVFLTRTLPEKIRQHKEKEERNEL